A stretch of DNA from Takifugu flavidus isolate HTHZ2018 chromosome 13, ASM371156v2, whole genome shotgun sequence:
CGTCTGACTCTTGCCCCTCCTGACACACTCTCTACAGTCTCTGTTTACCTAAGCAGGCTCGGTGCATCCGTGTCAGGGGACTTTTCCTCCCCCAGGTGGACGATtacagctcctgctgcagccgagTCTGCAGAATGACCTCCACAGGATACGAGACAACATCGCAGCACTGCATTCTCTGCAAACCTGTGCCAGGTAGGGCAGCAGAATTTAAACAAGAGACTGTGTTTGCTGTGGAATAATGCAGGGATCTGTGTTGCTGGGGGGTCTCCATGAGTGCAGCTAAACAGAAGAGAAGCAACCGGCAGCTGTCAGGCCTAATGTGGAGGACAGTTCCTGCACATCAGATGACATTTTATTACACAGAAAAAGGCTGAACCTGCACTTTTTTAGTGTTTTGAGAAAATATTCGACATATTCTACCACTTCGTTACTGTGTAGCTTAaaggaaaatgcaaaaaaatggAAGTACAGATGATCATGACATCACAGCTCATAAATGACCTCATCCTTTAAGGGAAGCCTTTGGGATTTCCTCGGAGAAGATGGACTTCTGGAGGAGAAACGCCACCGTCGGTAGGAACACTACTCTGATGAGAGGAAATAACGAGAGGTTTGGTTAAAATGGTAGCTGGTCGCATGTCTGTAGACAGAAACGTTCCACCAAAATGATCTTACACCTCCTAATgaactaaaaacaaaaataaaaatgaatcatttttggccaaaggaaaataaaaggcagTTGAAATAAAGCAGGACTATTGTACAAATCTTTGAAGCTTTTGTGAAACGTCATTGTAGAATCTGCTGaagttaaatatatatatacatatttatgtatttgaataaaatggaaaatgcaGATTAAAATGGAATGTTTAAGTAGAGGGAAActgtttaaataataataatgtgttcAGTGTTAGCAGGCTGAAGCTGTTGTGTGAGACGGGCGATCAtgttgcaacacacacacacacacacacacacacacacacacacacacacacagacacatgaaaTTGGAGATGGCTCAGGACTTGTTCCACGCATCGCCTCGGCGGCTCTGCTCTGTGAACATTAACACCTTGGATTCGTCCATCTTTGACCCCTGCAATAATAAAAGAAAGACTAAAATTTGACTAAAGACCAGACAAGATGTGAATAAAGTCTTACTATTTCCATTATTTAAGtatataaatgtgtttaaatccaCTCTCCCCGTGGTTAGAGAAGGAACGGCGTGTGAAAGCGAACGCCCGGGACCACAACAGAAACTTCTCCTATGCTGTGAGTAGCGTTTGTGGGTCGTTGCCGTGCAGGTTGGGGCTGTCCGTCACCTTTCAACTGGCTCCCCAGGACAATCACATCAAAACGTCCAAGTACAACGTCTTCACCTTCCTGCCGCTCAATCTGTTCGAGCAGTTCCAGAGAGTCGCCAACGCTTACTTCTTAGTGCTGCTGATACTGCAGGTGGGTGACGCGGCGTTTTGGACTGCAGGGCCGCTCCTTTTAAAAAGTAATCAAGTCTCTTCACGCAGTTGATCCCTCAAATTTCATCCCTCTCCTGGTTCACCACCATCGTGCctttggtgctggtgctggtcacCTCGGCCGTCAAGGACGCCAGAGACGACTACGTCAGTGTAGCTTTCCACCTTTttcttgaccccccccccctaaatgGTGTTTCAAATCCTTCTGTTGTAAACTGCAGTTCCGACACAAGAGTGATCGGCAAGTCAACAACCGGCAGTCTCAGGTCATCATCGGGGGACGGTAACTCATCATCGGGCCTTTGTTGACCCAGCGGGAGCTGCGCGTGCCCTCTGAAACGCACAtcaaatctttctttttaagcttGCAGAACGAGAAGTGGAAGAATATTCAAGTGGGCGACGTCATCAAGCTGGAGAATAATCAGAGTGTTGCCGTGAGTAGACATATTTGTCTCCCCCAGCGATGTGTGGAAAGATTCCAAGGCTGATGGTTCTCCACGCAGGCGGACGtcctccttctctgcagcagcGAACCCTGCGGACTCTGTTACATCGAGACCGCGGCGCTCGATGGGTAAGTGCTTCTGTTTTTGGGGTCTCCTCCCAGCTGAACGTGCCTGGAACAAAGACCAAAGCTCTGGGAATGACCAATCCATTTGTGCCCCACACAGAGAGACCAATCTGAAAGTCCGCCACGCGCTGAGCGTCACCTCGGATATGGGAGACGTTGCAGCCTTGATGGCCTTTGATGGTGAGACGTCTCTGCTGAACCTGTTTGCTTGTCGCGCGTTCTATCCTGATGTTTCACGGAATTCGCCTTCTTCAGGAGAAGTCATCTGTGAAACTCCCAACAACAAGCTGGATAAATTCACAGGAACGTTGTGCTGGAGAGGGAGCAGATACCCTCTGGATATTGGCAAAATGCTGCTGCGAGGGTGCGTACTCAGGAACACGGAGTGGTGCTTTGGGATGGTTGTCTTTGCTGGTACGCCTTTTTTTTGCattcttcatcaccatcattatcatcatcatcttcacatcTGCTACCCTGACACAAGAGACAGTTATTCTTTTCCTGCAGGACAGCAAACCAAGCTAATGCAGAACTGTGGAAAGGCCACGTTTAAGAGGACAAGTATCGACAAACTGATGAACActctggttttactggtgaGCTTTTTCCATATTCTGTCTTAAttaaagacaacagtttggctTTCCTTTCACCTCCTAAAGTTTGCTAACGTTATGTAGCCTCCGTGAGCTAAGAAACCCTTAGCAACGAGGCGCCCAAGAGCATTTTCAACAGCATTATGGAATTTCCATCAAGGGACATCAATAAAAGAGAACAAATGTTTAAAGACATCAAAATGAGCAGTGGAATTAACATGAGCTGGGAAGTTTCACTGAAACTGCACTGCTGCTAGTGCTGTTTGTTGAAGGCTATTGAATCCAGTTAGATACCCACAGTTTTCTGTTAATGCAGATAAGAATGACGATTTCAGGCCGAGCAAATAACGAAATAATCCCCACGGCAATAAAAGACAACAGCATCATATACGGGAGCCGCAGTAAAACCTTCTGCCCCGACTGCTGGATGCACATGAAAACACaatcttttgtatttgtatgCAATAAAATAAGGATCTATACGCCAGATCTTTGCCTTCCTTATCTTTATGGGAGCTATTTTGGCCATTGGAAACACCATTTGGGAGAGCTTGGTTGGAGTAAACTTCCAGGATTATTTGCCCTGGGACACCGTTCAGAGGAACGCTGTTTTCTCCGGCTTCCTCACCTTCTGGTCCTACATCATCATCCTCAACACGGTGGTACCCATCTCTCTGTATGTCAGGTAAGAGGACACGGTCCAAAACCTCACCTGCGCTCATTTGCTCTGATGCTaatgaaaacaacaaccctCAGTATGGAGATTCTGAGGCTCGGCCACAGTTACTTCATCAACTGGGACCGGAGGATGTACCATGCCAAGACGGACACTCCGGCAGAAGCTCGCACCACCACCCTGAACGAGGAGCTGGGCCAGGTGGACTTCATCTTTACGGACAAGACGGGCACCCTCACGCAGAACATCATGGTCTTCAGAAAGTGCTCCATCAATGGAAAAACATATGGTGCCGAGATTTAAGTCACAGGAAATGAGTTTCTCTGCTGTCGCACGTGGAAGTGatgacattttgttttgttaggGGATGTTTTTGATGAGTTCAACCAGAAGGTGGAAATTACAGAGGTACTTGAAGGCGGAACAAGCGCTGATTTACCTTTTTTGTATCCGGCTGATTAGCTGTTAACTGTAAGATTTTCTGCATTTCTTTAAGAAAACTGTCGGCGTGGACTTCTCCTTCAACCCTCTCCGTGACCCAAGGTTTCAGTTTTATGATAACAGCCTGCTGGAGGCCATCGAGCTGGAGGAACCCGCCGTGCAGGAGTTCTTCAGGCTGCTGGCGGTGTGTCACACTGTCATGGCGGAGGAGAAGACTGAAGGTAAATGAGCCACGTCAGCACCGGCTTCAGCGGCACAAACGCACGCAAACGATTCTGATGGACGTCTCTGCGCACGAAGGGCGTCTGCTGTATCAGGCTCAGTCACCCGACGAGGGAGCTCTGGTCACCGCAGCGCGCAACTTCGGGTTCGTCTTCCGCTCCCGGACCCCCGACACCATCAGCGTGTGTGAGATGGGACGAGCTGTGACCTACCAGCTGCTGGCCATACTGGACTTCGACAACGTGCGGAAGAGAATGAGCGTCATTGGTCAGGGAGCCTGGCTGAGGATGTTTGGGACCGTGACCCAACTGGATTTCATCAACAAAGTCATGTTTCTGTTCTGTAGTGAGAAACCCAGAGGGTGACATTAAACTCTACTCCAAAGGGGCTGACACCATCATGTTTGACCTTCTGGATCCTTCCTGTGAAAACCTCATGCATGTCACCTCAGACCACCTCGGCGTAAGTCTTAGCAGCCTCTTTTCAAAAAACACTCGGTGAGATGTTTGAGTTTCTCCTTCGTGCAGGAATTTGCAGCAGATGGGCTTCGCACGTTAGCTCTGGCTTACAAGGACCTGGATGAAGAGGATTTTGGAGTCTGGATGCAGAAGCTTCACTCTGCCAGCACTGTCATCGAGGACCGCGAGGCTCAGCTGGCGGTTACGTACGAGGAGATCGAACGCGGCTTGAAGGTAAAATTGACAGCAGCTTTGTCTTCGTCGCTTCAGCCTCCTCTGACTGTCGCTCCGCTTCAAGCTTCTAGGCGCCACAGCAATCGAGGACAAACTTCAGGAAGGAGTCCCAGAAACAATCGCCAGCCTCCATCTCGCTGACATTAAGATCTGGATCCTCACTGGGGACAAACTCGGTAGCTTAATTCAGCCGACGTCCGTTGACTGTTGATGAAAAAGTCCAGACATGTAACACTGACTAGCGATGTTTCAGAGACGGCCGTGAACATCGGCTACTCCTGCAGCATGCTGCGAGACGACATGGAGGAGGTGTTTGTCGTTTCCGGTGCGACGTCACAGGACGTGCAGCATCAGCTCAGGTGCAGCAGAAATCTGCCTGTATATTACGCCTCAAATCCCAACAGAGCTACAAatgttctctctctgcagggagGCTAAAGGTCAAATTTTGGCCACAAGTCGAGCAAGCTGGAGAGAAGATGGTGGGGGGCCAGACGCGGCTGCAGATCAGCCTCTTTCCAAAGAAGCCGTTACAGAAGAGTTCGCGTTAGTCATCAACGGACCCAGTCTGGTACTGCTTTGGTAACCACGGTCGTGTTGCTCTCTGCTGACTCTGCCACCTCTCAGCGTTCTGCTGATTGTGTCAGCTCCAGTAACGAGCAGCCGAGGGACGAGTCCCGAGCTGCGAGCTGCTCTCATGGCTGCATGTTCTGCCCCCGCAGGCTCACGCTCTGGAGCCacggctggagctgctgttcctggACGTGGCCTGCCTGTGCAAATCCATCATCTGCAGCCGGGTGACGCCGCTGCAGAAGGCCcaggtggtggagctggtgaAGAGGTGCAAGAGGGCCGTCACGCTGGCCATTGGAGACGGCGCCAATGACGTCAGCATGATCCAGAGTAAGTCTCGGCACCTGTCTGGTGCTGCACTTTTGGGTGTGAGTTCATGTTTTGGCTCATTTTTCTCCTCGAGCTGCTCACATCGGCATCGGCATCAGCGGTCAGGAGGGGATGCAGGCGGTTCTGGCCTCAGATTACTCCTTCGCTCAGTTTCGGTACCTGCAGAGGCTCCTGCTGGTACACGGACGCTGGTCCTACTTCCGCGTTTGCCACTTCCTGTACTACTTCTTCTACAAGAACTTTGCCTTCACTCTGGTCCACTTCTGGTAcagcttcttctgtggtttctcAGCTCAGGTGAGGACGCTGCCGAGCAACTGGAGTTCCTACCTGATTTGGAATTTTTGTCTTTGTGCGCAGCTGACGACAGATATGAgcagtttttaatggtttttctTCATTCCACAGACTGTCTATGACCAGTGGTTTATCACCCACTTCAATGTCATCTATACATCTTT
This window harbors:
- the atp8b4 gene encoding phospholipid-transporting ATPase ID isoform X3; the encoded protein is MDFWRRNATVEKERRVKANARDHNRNFSYADNHIKTSKYNVFTFLPLNLFEQFQRVANAYFLVLLILQLIPQISSLSWFTTIVPLVLVLVTSAVKDARDDYFRHKSDRQVNNRQSQVIIGGRLQNEKWKNIQVGDVIKLENNQSVAADVLLLCSSEPCGLCYIETAALDGETNLKVRHALSVTSDMGDVAALMAFDGEVICETPNNKLDKFTGTLCWRGSRYPLDIGKMLLRGCVLRNTEWCFGMVVFAGQQTKLMQNCGKATFKRTSIDKLMNTLVLLIFAFLIFMGAILAIGNTIWESLVGVNFQDYLPWDTVQRNAVFSGFLTFWSYIIILNTVVPISLYVSMEILRLGHSYFINWDRRMYHAKTDTPAEARTTTLNEELGQVDFIFTDKTGTLTQNIMVFRKCSINGKTYGDVFDEFNQKVEITEKTVGVDFSFNPLRDPRFQFYDNSLLEAIELEEPAVQEFFRLLAVCHTVMAEEKTEGRLLYQAQSPDEGALVTAARNFGFVFRSRTPDTISVCEMGRAVTYQLLAILDFDNVRKRMSVIVRNPEGDIKLYSKGADTIMFDLLDPSCENLMHVTSDHLGEFAADGLRTLALAYKDLDEEDFGVWMQKLHSASTVIEDREAQLAVTYEEIERGLKLLGATAIEDKLQEGVPETIASLHLADIKIWILTGDKLETAVNIGYSCSMLRDDMEEVFVVSGATSQDVQHQLREAKGQILATSRASWREDGGGPDAAADQPLSKEAVTEEFALVINGPSLAHALEPRLELLFLDVACLCKSIICSRVTPLQKAQVVELVKRCKRAVTLAIGDGANDVSMIQTAHIGIGISGQEGMQAVLASDYSFAQFRYLQRLLLVHGRWSYFRVCHFLYYFFYKNFAFTLVHFWYSFFCGFSAQTVYDQWFITHFNVIYTSLPVMGMGLFDQDVSDQHSLRYPSLYKPGQQNLLFNRRQFFLCALQGLTTSCLLFFIPYGAFAAMEKEDGTQISDQQTFAVTVATSLILVVSVEIGLEKHYWTAINQLFLGGSLTMYFAILFTMHSDGMFAVNQNHFPFVGTSRNCLSEANVWLVVVLTTVVCVVPSLTLRFLRVDLSPTTTDKVRHLQLSRKKEKPQEHIPKPVRRTSSRRSAYAFSHQQGYGELITSGKNMRTSSVSSVRSPQSPPHSSLKWMENILKEKNKVACVSGENFMNNGEVDREQDAKTVDT
- the atp8b4 gene encoding phospholipid-transporting ATPase ID isoform X2, producing the protein MCLNPLSPWLEKERRVKANARDHNRNFSYAVSSVCGSLPCRLGLSVTFQLAPQDNHIKTSKYNVFTFLPLNLFEQFQRVANAYFLVLLILQLIPQISSLSWFTTIVPLVLVLVTSAVKDARDDYFRHKSDRQVNNRQSQVIIGGRLQNEKWKNIQVGDVIKLENNQSVAADVLLLCSSEPCGLCYIETAALDGETNLKVRHALSVTSDMGDVAALMAFDGEVICETPNNKLDKFTGTLCWRGSRYPLDIGKMLLRGCVLRNTEWCFGMVVFAGQQTKLMQNCGKATFKRTSIDKLMNTLVLLIFAFLIFMGAILAIGNTIWESLVGVNFQDYLPWDTVQRNAVFSGFLTFWSYIIILNTVVPISLYVSMEILRLGHSYFINWDRRMYHAKTDTPAEARTTTLNEELGQVDFIFTDKTGTLTQNIMVFRKCSINGKTYGDVFDEFNQKVEITEKTVGVDFSFNPLRDPRFQFYDNSLLEAIELEEPAVQEFFRLLAVCHTVMAEEKTEGRLLYQAQSPDEGALVTAARNFGFVFRSRTPDTISVCEMGRAVTYQLLAILDFDNVRKRMSVIVRNPEGDIKLYSKGADTIMFDLLDPSCENLMHVTSDHLGEFAADGLRTLALAYKDLDEEDFGVWMQKLHSASTVIEDREAQLAVTYEEIERGLKLLGATAIEDKLQEGVPETIASLHLADIKIWILTGDKLETAVNIGYSCSMLRDDMEEVFVVSGATSQDVQHQLREAKGQILATSRASWREDGGGPDAAADQPLSKEAVTEEFALVINGPSLAHALEPRLELLFLDVACLCKSIICSRVTPLQKAQVVELVKRCKRAVTLAIGDGANDVSMIQTAHIGIGISGQEGMQAVLASDYSFAQFRYLQRLLLVHGRWSYFRVCHFLYYFFYKNFAFTLVHFWYSFFCGFSAQTVYDQWFITHFNVIYTSLPVMGMGLFDQDVSDQHSLRYPSLYKPGQQNLLFNRRQFFLCALQGLTTSCLLFFIPYGAFAAMEKEDGTQISDQQTFAVTVATSLILVVSVEIGLEKHYWTAINQLFLGGSLTMYFAILFTMHSDGMFAVNQNHFPFVGTSRNCLSEANVWLVVVLTTVVCVVPSLTLRFLRVDLSPTTTDKVRHLQLSRKKEKPQEHIPKPVRRTSSRRSAYAFSHQQGYGELITSGKNMRTSSVSSVRSPQSPPHSSLKWMENILKEKNKVACVSGENFMNNGEVDREQDAKTVDT
- the atp8b4 gene encoding phospholipid-transporting ATPase ID isoform X1, whose amino-acid sequence is MDFWRRNATVEKERRVKANARDHNRNFSYAVSSVCGSLPCRLGLSVTFQLAPQDNHIKTSKYNVFTFLPLNLFEQFQRVANAYFLVLLILQLIPQISSLSWFTTIVPLVLVLVTSAVKDARDDYFRHKSDRQVNNRQSQVIIGGRLQNEKWKNIQVGDVIKLENNQSVAADVLLLCSSEPCGLCYIETAALDGETNLKVRHALSVTSDMGDVAALMAFDGEVICETPNNKLDKFTGTLCWRGSRYPLDIGKMLLRGCVLRNTEWCFGMVVFAGQQTKLMQNCGKATFKRTSIDKLMNTLVLLIFAFLIFMGAILAIGNTIWESLVGVNFQDYLPWDTVQRNAVFSGFLTFWSYIIILNTVVPISLYVSMEILRLGHSYFINWDRRMYHAKTDTPAEARTTTLNEELGQVDFIFTDKTGTLTQNIMVFRKCSINGKTYGDVFDEFNQKVEITEKTVGVDFSFNPLRDPRFQFYDNSLLEAIELEEPAVQEFFRLLAVCHTVMAEEKTEGRLLYQAQSPDEGALVTAARNFGFVFRSRTPDTISVCEMGRAVTYQLLAILDFDNVRKRMSVIVRNPEGDIKLYSKGADTIMFDLLDPSCENLMHVTSDHLGEFAADGLRTLALAYKDLDEEDFGVWMQKLHSASTVIEDREAQLAVTYEEIERGLKLLGATAIEDKLQEGVPETIASLHLADIKIWILTGDKLETAVNIGYSCSMLRDDMEEVFVVSGATSQDVQHQLREAKGQILATSRASWREDGGGPDAAADQPLSKEAVTEEFALVINGPSLAHALEPRLELLFLDVACLCKSIICSRVTPLQKAQVVELVKRCKRAVTLAIGDGANDVSMIQTAHIGIGISGQEGMQAVLASDYSFAQFRYLQRLLLVHGRWSYFRVCHFLYYFFYKNFAFTLVHFWYSFFCGFSAQTVYDQWFITHFNVIYTSLPVMGMGLFDQDVSDQHSLRYPSLYKPGQQNLLFNRRQFFLCALQGLTTSCLLFFIPYGAFAAMEKEDGTQISDQQTFAVTVATSLILVVSVEIGLEKHYWTAINQLFLGGSLTMYFAILFTMHSDGMFAVNQNHFPFVGTSRNCLSEANVWLVVVLTTVVCVVPSLTLRFLRVDLSPTTTDKVRHLQLSRKKEKPQEHIPKPVRRTSSRRSAYAFSHQQGYGELITSGKNMRTSSVSSVRSPQSPPHSSLKWMENILKEKNKVACVSGENFMNNGEVDREQDAKTVDT